One Camelina sativa cultivar DH55 chromosome 3, Cs, whole genome shotgun sequence genomic window carries:
- the LOC104777893 gene encoding ABSCISIC ACID-INSENSITIVE 5-like protein 4 — MGTHIDFDNLGVDSSGGNGCSTYQSKPLARQSSLYSLTFDELQNTLGEPGKDFGSMNMDELLKNIWTAEEAQAFMTTTPSSVAASGPSGFVPGGNVLQRQGSLTLPRTLSQKTVDEVWKHLNSKDGSNGNGRTDVPERQQTLGEMTLEDFLLRAGVVKEDTNSTQQNDNSSGFYANNGAAGLGFGFGQPNQNSISFNSNNDSMIFNQAPGSGLKVGGKMQQQQKPHQQQQHPYQRLPPTIFPKQANVAFAPVNLVNRGLFDAGVDGPVNSNMGGAGVTVATTSPGTSSAENNTWSSPVPYVFGRGRRSNTGLEKVVERRQKRMIKNRESAARSRARKQAYTLELEAEIESLKQLNQDLQKKQAEIMKTQNSEVKESSKPPPLLAKTQSLRRTLTGPW; from the exons ATGGGTACTCATATAGATTTCGACAACTTAGGAGTTGATTCTTCTGGTGGGAATGGGTGTAGTACTTACCAGTCAAAGCCATTGGCGAGGCAGTCTTCGTTATATTCCTTAACGTTTGATGAGCTTCAGAACACCCTAGGTGAGCCAGGGAAAGATTTTGGGTCAATGAATATGGATGAGCTACTGAAGAACATTTGGACTGCTGAAGAAGCTCAAGCCTTTATGACTACTACCCCATCTTCAGTTGCAGCCTCGGGACCTAGTGGTTTCGTTCCAGGAGGGAATGTTCTACAGAGACAAGGCTCGTTGACTTtgcctagaacgcttagtcaGAAGACTGTAGATGAGGTCTGGAAACACTTGAATTCGAAAGATGGTAGTAATGGGAATGGTAGGACTGATGTGCCTGAGAGGCAACAGACTTTAGGGGAAATGACTTTAGAAGATTTCTTGCTCCGTGCTGGCGTTGTGAAAGAAGATACTAACTCTACTCAACAGAACGATAACAGTAGTGGGTTTTATGCTAACAATGGTGCTGCTGGTTTGGGGTTTGGATTTGGTCAGCCGAATCAAAACAGCATATCTTTCAACAGCAACAATGATTCTATGATCTTCAATCAAGCACCTGGTTCAGGCCTCAAAGTGGGTGGAAAaatgcagcagcagcagaaaccacatcagcagcagcagcacccATATCAGAGATTGCCTCCAACTATTTTTCCAAAACAAGCGAATGTAGCATTTGCGCCTGTAAATTTGGTCAACAGAGGTTTGTTTGACGCTGGTGTAGATGGTCCGGTTAACAGTAATATGGGAGGAGCAGGGGTTACTGTTGCAACTACTTCTCCTGGGACAAGCAGTGCAGAAAATAATACTTGGTCATCACCAGTTCCTTATGTGTTTggtcgaggaagaagaagcaatacGGGCCTGGAGAAGGTTGTTGAGAGAAGGCAAAAGAGAATGATCAAGAATCGTGAATCAGCCGCTAGATCAAGGGCTCGAAAGCAG GCTTATACCTTGGAACTGGAAGCCGAGATTGAAAGTCTCAAACAACTGAATCAAGATTTGCAGAAAAAACAG GCTGAAATTATGAAAACTCAGAACAGTGAG GTGAAAGAATCGTCGAAGCCGCCTCCATTGTTGGCCAAAACACAAAGCTTGAGAAGAACCCTTACTGGTCCGTGGTAA
- the LOC104777892 gene encoding probable receptor-like protein kinase At1g49730 has product MNAFVAVSVARYANLSSNLGVTSDLSETCIASISRTMEQYGVSRNATSFCGLGTKILVKYDCKGRTTVRQMHQSPEFGHVSRNCRLPLSSGNQCRKCLNSGITYLRDLIGPDTNKITLSTCRDATYATLASRIDDASGLELLGCFFQVTELSIPSESFPPLASPEPSPSTVGAISPSTVGAISPSNSDSQMTTSRSTNPYHLTMVPTIGIVVTAVALTMLVVLVILIRKKNRELDESESLDKKSTKSVPSSLPVFKFHEDDSSSASRKFSYKEMTNATNDFNTVIGQGGFGTVYKAELRDGLIAAVKRMNKVSEQADQDFCREIELLAKLHHRNLVALKGFCINKKERFLVYDYMENGSLKDHLHATGKPPLSWGTRMKIAIDVANALEYLHFYCDPPLCHRDIKSSNILLDENFVAKLSDFGLAHSSRDGSICFEPVNTNIRGTPGYVDPEYVVTQELTEKSDVYSYGVVLLELVTGRRAVDEGMNLVEMSQRFLLTKSKHRELVDPRINDSIDDGGVKQLEAVVAVVRWCTEKEGRSRPSIKQVLRLLCESCDPLHSAFAKAVEGEIGWDSRKRSNLRFQRGDSRVFGPSSSTTSRSHYSQSLPHSPINGFSF; this is encoded by the exons ATGAACGCTTTTGTTGCGGTATCCGTGGCTCGTTACGCTAACTTGTCAAGTAATCTTGGAGTCACATCAGATTTATCTGAAACCTGCATTGCTTCCATCTCTAGAACCATGGAGCAGTACGGAGTCTCGAGAAACGCTACTAGTTTCTGCGGTTTAGGAACCAAGATCCTTGTTAAGTACGACTGTAAAGGTCGAACCACTGTAAGACAAATGCATCAGTCTCCAGAGTTTGGACATGTTTCAAGAAATTGCAGACTTCCACTTTCCTCTGGAAACCAATGCAGGAAGTGTTTGAATTCTGGTATCACTTACCTTCGTGATCTCATTGGTCCAGACACTAATAAAATTACATTGAGTACTTGTCGTGACGCAACTTACGCTACATTAGCAAGCCGAATTGACGATGCATCGGGTCTTGAACTTCTTGGTTGTTTCTTTCAAGTGACGGAGCTTAGCATTCCTTCAG AGTCATTTCCACCTTTGGCAAGTCCAGAACCTTCTCCAAGCACGGTTGGTGCTATTAGCCCAAGCACGGTTGGTGCTATTAGcccaagcaacagtgattctcAAATGACTACAAGTAGAAGCACCAATCCATATCACTTAACAATGGTTCCAACCATTGGGATTGTTGTTACAGCTGTTGCTCTTACCATGCTTGTAGTACTGGTTATTCTTATCCGTAAAAAGAACCGGGAACTCGATGAATCCGAGAGCTTGGATAAAAAGTCAACAAAATCAGTTCCTTCTTCCCTGCCTGTATTCAAGTTTCATGAAG atgattcttcttcagcttcCAGAAAATTCAGCTACAAAGAAATGACAAATGCAACGAATGATTTCAACACGGTGATTGGTCAGGGAGGGTTTGGGACTGTTTACAAAGCTGAGCTGAGGGATGGATTGATTGCAGCAGTAAAAAGAATGAACAAAGTTTCTGAACAAGCTGACCAAGATTTTTGTAGAGAGATAGAGCTTTTAGCTAAGCTCCATCACCGTAACCTTGTTGCTTTGAAAGGATTTTGTATCAACAAGAAAGAAAG GTTCCTGGTCTATGACTATATGGAAAATGGCAGCTTAAAAGATCATTTACATG cCACTGGAAAGCCTCCACTAAGTTGGGGAACAAGAATGAAAATCGCAATCGATGTGGCAAATGCTTTG GAATATCTTCATTTCTACTGTGATCCTCCTCTCTGTCATAGAGATATCAAATCAAGCAATATATTACTTGATGAGAACTTTGTCGCTAAG CTTTCAGATTTTGGCCTTGCACATTCGTCTAGAGATGGCTCTATTTGCTTTGAGCCAGTGAATACAAATATCCGTGGAACTCCAG GCTATGTAGATCCGGAATACGTAGTTACGCAAGAGCTGACAGAGAAGAGTGATGTGTACAGCTATGGAGTTGTGTTGCTGGAGCTCGTAACCGGGAGAAGAGCAGTTGATGAAGGTATGAACCTTGTGGAAATGTCTCAGCGGTTTTTGTTGACGAAATCAAAACACCGAGAGTTGGTAGACCCAAGAATCAACGACTCTATTGATGATGGTGGAGTAAAACAGCTTGAAGCAGTTGTGGCTGTAGTGAGATGGTGTACTGAGAAAGAAGGCCGGTCTAGGCCATCTATTAAGCAAGTCCTGAGACTGTTGTGTGAAAGCTGTGATCCGTTGCATAGTGCATTCGCTAAAGCAGTTGAGGGAGAGATAGGCTGGGATAGTAGGAAGAGAAGTAACTTGAGATTTCAAAGAGGTGATTCCAGGGTATTTGGTCCATCATCTAGTACAACCTCCAGGTCACATTACAGCCAGAGTTTACCTCACTCTCCAATAAATGGATTCTCTTTCTGA